A stretch of the Lactuca sativa cultivar Salinas chromosome 9, Lsat_Salinas_v11, whole genome shotgun sequence genome encodes the following:
- the LOC111903868 gene encoding heterogeneous nuclear ribonucleoprotein 1, translated as MEDCDQSKVFVGGISWETTEDVLRDHFRNYGTVVGSVIAKDRTTGSPRGFAFVSFSDASALDKVLVDTHTILGRTVEVKKAVPRSEQNQNHQEQNRGQNRNNGKSNGTKSNDNIKTKKIFVGGLSANLTEDDFKFYFEKFGRITDVVVMHDNVTHRPRGFGFITFDSEDSVEEVMQKNFHELCGKLVEVKRAVPKEISATTSGNTGGITAGNRDSNFSGHQQAAYRPRYEVLPSYGPFPGYGGYPYGGGVFGGGFPVGGYGLAPVTPRVPWGGPAMVSIRGNPLPLTIYPAYLNGGHGLMSMAANGYNGIVGGVPSGMPSQLGGGGGEQLMVDVDNNNSLGSSGGEVGRNEQSGGVEGNMNMN; from the exons aTGGAGGATTGTGATCAAAGTAAGGTGTTCGTGGGTGGGATTTCTTGGGAGACCACAGAAGATGTGTTGCGAGATCATTTCAGAAATTATGGGACTGTGGTGGGTTCAGTGATTGCTAAAGATCGAACCACTGGTAGCCCTCGTGGGTTCGCGTTTGTTTCTTTCTCAGATGCATCAGCTCTTGATAAAGTTCTCGTCGACACTCATACAATTCTTGGGAGAACG GTTGAAGTGAAAAAAGCAGTACCCAGAAGTGAACAAAACCAAAATCATCAAGAACAGAATCGAGGGCAAAATAGGAATAATGGAAAAAGTAATGGTACTAAAAGCAACGATAACATAAAGACTAAAAAGATTTTCGTAGGTGGGTTATCTGCTAACTTAACTGAAGATGACTTCAAATTCTACTTTGAAAAATTCGGTAGGATCACAGATGTGGTTGTGATGCATGACAATGTAACACACAGACCACGTGGCTTTGGATTCATTACTTTTGACTCTGAAGACTCAGTTGAAGAAGTCATGCAAAAAAACTTCCATGAATTATGTGGTAAGTTAGTCGAGGTCAAAAGGGCTGTTCCTAAAGAGATCTCCGCCACTACTAGCGGCAATACCGGCGGCATTACCGCCGGAAACCGTGATTCTAACTTTTCCGGTCATCAACAGGCGGCGTATAGGCCTAGATACGAGGTTTTACCGAGTTATGGACCGTTCCCGGGGTATGGCGGTTACCCTTATGGTGGTGGTGTGTTTGGCGGTGGTTTTCCGGTGGGTGGTTATGGGTTGGCTCCGGTGACACCTAGGGTTCCGTGGGGTGGTCCGGCGATGGTTAGTATTAGGGGTAATCCGTTGCCATTGACGATTTATCCGGCTTACTTGAATGGTGGACATGGGCTGATGAGTATGGCGGCGAATGGTTATAATGGGATTGTGGGGGGTGTACCGAGTGGGATGCCGAGTCAactcggtggtggtggtggtgagcaACTCATGGTGGATGTAGATAACAACAATTCTTTGGGGTCATCTGGTGGGGAGGTTGGTAGAAATGAGCAAAGTGGTGGTGTTGAAGGTAACATGAACATGAACTGA